One Staphylococcus simiae genomic region harbors:
- a CDS encoding BglG family transcription antiterminator — translation MDVDNQQILKEIALNPTIQGKELETIFALSRRQLGYRIQKINIWLENEGYPKLERTSQGNFIVSLEVIKLFKHEHDTQDLTDPVNQIFSIAKRRYYLMLMLFSKENASSLNHFAIDLQVSKNTIIHDINYIRQYLQDQGLKLKYSRRNGYEMIGDEIEIRRFLFKLINQRDDYELTKSEMLKALNLTFEDIDVQKKRLKDVEQFLKSRFIDKSLSALPYVLSIIQRRIHDGLIVNPLNINYQYLKDTKEYQATEIITQHFTDIPEAEKLYLTLHLLSTSVQWVDLNDTHSLPELEAAIKQMIHYFEQITFINIEDKAKLTQQLLLHLTPAFYRIKYNLTDRDELVDPLQGNYQELFHMVKQASTPLTEYLGKALPDNELSYLTMLFGGSLRRQDENFEGKIKAIIVCTQGTSVSQMMLYELRNLFPEMIFLDAISLREFEDYALDYDIIFSPMFVLTHKKLFITKASLSDVEQRKLRKEVMKFINKESADIDNEINKLMALIERTTTVNDISELREGLEDFIVNFNSLTTINSSILTNNRELDLADLIPARHIRKEYKVRDINDAITKASESLVSNHFINQDYITEMQQVFDDSYMVIMQNIAIPHAYSETNVHKTAMSMLILQEPVIMSDGTPIHIIVPIAAVDKVAHLRALLQLRDLAQDNEAVDRVIHSRKNSEINTILKEFSNKEMRES, via the coding sequence ATGGATGTGGACAATCAACAAATACTTAAAGAAATTGCATTGAATCCAACCATTCAAGGTAAAGAGCTTGAAACAATTTTTGCATTATCTAGAAGACAACTCGGTTATCGAATTCAAAAAATTAATATTTGGTTAGAAAACGAAGGCTATCCAAAATTAGAACGAACGAGTCAAGGTAACTTCATTGTGAGTTTAGAAGTGATTAAATTATTTAAACACGAACACGATACGCAAGATTTAACGGATCCGGTGAATCAAATATTTAGTATCGCTAAGCGACGTTATTATTTAATGTTGATGCTTTTTAGTAAGGAGAATGCATCATCTTTAAATCATTTTGCTATTGATTTACAAGTGAGTAAGAACACGATTATTCATGATATTAATTACATTCGCCAGTACTTACAAGATCAAGGCCTAAAACTTAAATATTCTAGGAGAAATGGTTACGAAATGATTGGTGATGAAATTGAAATACGTCGTTTTCTTTTTAAATTAATCAATCAACGTGATGATTATGAACTTACTAAGAGTGAGATGTTGAAAGCATTAAATTTAACCTTTGAAGATATAGATGTTCAAAAAAAGAGGTTGAAAGATGTCGAGCAATTTTTGAAAAGTCGCTTTATTGATAAATCACTGAGTGCATTACCCTATGTATTAAGTATAATTCAACGACGCATTCATGATGGTTTGATTGTTAATCCTTTGAACATAAACTATCAATATTTAAAAGATACTAAAGAATATCAAGCGACTGAGATTATTACACAGCATTTTACAGATATTCCAGAAGCAGAAAAATTGTATCTTACGTTACATCTATTATCTACAAGTGTACAATGGGTTGATTTAAATGATACGCATAGCTTACCTGAATTAGAAGCGGCAATTAAACAAATGATTCATTACTTTGAGCAAATTACCTTCATTAATATAGAAGATAAAGCCAAGTTAACACAGCAGTTGTTATTACATTTAACACCCGCATTTTATCGTATTAAATATAATTTAACTGATCGTGATGAGTTAGTTGACCCACTTCAAGGTAACTATCAAGAGCTATTTCACATGGTGAAACAAGCAAGTACGCCATTAACTGAATATTTAGGTAAAGCATTACCAGATAATGAATTATCCTATCTAACGATGTTATTTGGTGGCAGTTTGAGACGCCAAGATGAAAATTTTGAAGGGAAAATTAAAGCCATTATTGTTTGTACGCAAGGGACATCGGTATCACAAATGATGTTGTACGAACTTCGTAATTTATTCCCTGAGATGATCTTTTTGGACGCTATTTCATTAAGAGAATTTGAAGATTATGCGCTTGATTATGACATTATATTTTCACCGATGTTCGTCTTAACACATAAAAAGTTATTTATTACTAAGGCGTCACTATCAGATGTGGAACAACGTAAATTACGCAAAGAAGTTATGAAATTTATTAACAAAGAGTCTGCTGATATTGATAACGAAATCAATAAATTAATGGCACTTATTGAACGCACAACAACAGTTAATGACATTAGTGAACTACGCGAAGGGTTGGAAGATTTTATCGTTAATTTTAATTCTTTAACTACGATAAACAGTTCAATCTTAACGAATAATCGTGAATTAGATTTAGCAGATTTAATACCAGCCAGACATATCAGAAAAGAATATAAAGTTCGTGATATCAATGATGCCATTACTAAAGCAAGTGAATCATTAGTTAGCAATCATTTCATTAATCAAGACTATATAACAGAAATGCAACAAGTATTTGATGATTCATATATGGTGATTATGCAAAATATTGCTATACCTCATGCCTACTCTGAAACAAATGTACATAAAACGGCAATGAGTATGTTGATATTACAAGAACCAGTGATAATGTCTGATGGCACACCTATTCATATCATTGTGCCAATAGCTGCTGTTGATAAAGTTGCACATTTAAGAGCACTATTACAGCTTAGAGATTTAGCTCAAGATAATGAAGCGGTTGACAGAGTCATACACAGTCGTAAAAATTCTGAAATTAATACTATTTTAAAGGAATTTTCTAATAAAGAAATGAGGGAGTCTTGA
- a CDS encoding PTS sugar transporter subunit IIB: MKQVLVACGAGIATSTVVNNAIEEMAKEHNIKVDIKQIKITEVGPYEQTADLLVTTAMTKKEYPFPVINARNFLTGIGIEDTKKQILEELQK, from the coding sequence ATGAAACAAGTATTAGTAGCATGTGGAGCAGGTATCGCAACATCAACAGTAGTGAATAACGCAATCGAGGAAATGGCAAAAGAGCATAATATTAAAGTAGACATTAAACAAATCAAAATTACTGAAGTAGGTCCTTATGAACAAACAGCAGATTTACTAGTAACAACTGCTATGACTAAAAAGGAATACCCATTCCCAGTTATTAATGCACGTAACTTCTTAACTGGAATTGGTATTGAAGATACTAAAAAGCAAATCTTAGAAGAATTACAAAAATAA
- a CDS encoding PTS galactitol transporter subunit IIC has protein sequence MTYFTDFIRGFLDLGATVILPVVIFLLGIFFRQKVGAAFRSGLTIGVAFVGIFLVIDLLVKNLGPAAQAMVKNLGVSLNVIDVGWPATSSIAWASSVAAFIIPLGIIVNVVLLLTKATKTMNVDIWNFWHYTFMAAMVYAISGSMWQALLAAVVFQVICLKVADWTAPMMSEFFDLPGVSIATGSTISYAPGIYLVKLLQKIPGINKLDADPETIQKRFGAFGESIFVGLVLGLGIGLLAGYNVGDVINLGMSMAAVMVLMPRMVKILMEGLMPVSESARTWLNKRFGDREIYIGLDAAVALGHPAVISTALILVPITVLLAVILPGNQVLPFGDLATIPFVVAFIVGAARGNIIHSVIVGTIMIAISLYIATDVAPIFTDMAKGTNVQMPKGSSEISSIDQGGNIVNYIIFKIFSLFN, from the coding sequence ATGACATACTTCACTGATTTTATTAGGGGGTTCTTAGATTTAGGTGCAACGGTTATTTTACCAGTAGTTATTTTCTTATTAGGTATCTTCTTTAGACAAAAAGTAGGTGCGGCATTTAGATCAGGTTTAACTATCGGTGTTGCATTTGTTGGTATCTTCTTAGTTATTGATTTATTAGTTAAAAACTTAGGTCCAGCAGCGCAAGCAATGGTTAAAAATTTAGGGGTGAGCTTAAATGTTATTGATGTAGGTTGGCCAGCAACGTCATCAATCGCCTGGGCATCATCTGTCGCAGCTTTTATTATTCCTTTAGGTATCATAGTCAATGTTGTTTTATTACTTACAAAAGCAACTAAAACAATGAACGTAGATATTTGGAACTTCTGGCATTACACATTTATGGCGGCGATGGTTTATGCCATTTCTGGTAGTATGTGGCAAGCACTATTAGCAGCAGTCGTCTTCCAAGTGATTTGTCTAAAAGTAGCAGACTGGACTGCGCCGATGATGAGTGAATTCTTCGACTTACCAGGTGTTTCTATTGCAACTGGTAGTACGATTTCATACGCACCAGGTATTTATTTAGTGAAATTATTACAAAAAATCCCTGGTATCAATAAATTAGATGCTGATCCTGAAACAATTCAAAAACGTTTCGGAGCATTTGGCGAATCTATTTTCGTAGGTCTTGTCTTAGGTTTAGGTATTGGTTTATTAGCAGGATATAACGTTGGAGATGTCATCAACTTAGGTATGTCAATGGCAGCAGTAATGGTGTTAATGCCTAGAATGGTTAAGATCTTAATGGAAGGTTTAATGCCTGTATCAGAATCAGCAAGAACTTGGTTAAACAAACGTTTTGGAGATCGTGAAATTTACATTGGTTTAGATGCAGCGGTGGCATTAGGACATCCTGCTGTCATTTCTACAGCGTTAATTTTAGTACCAATCACAGTATTATTAGCAGTTATCTTACCAGGTAACCAAGTGCTGCCGTTTGGTGACTTAGCAACAATACCATTCGTTGTAGCATTTATCGTTGGTGCAGCTAGAGGTAACATTATTCATTCTGTCATTGTAGGTACGATTATGATCGCAATTTCATTATATATTGCAACAGACGTAGCGCCAATTTTCACAGATATGGCTAAAGGAACGAATGTTCAAATGCCTAAAGGATCTTCTGAAATCTCTAGTATTGACCAAGGTGGTAACATCGTTAACTATATTATCTTTAAAATATTTAGTCTATTTAATTAG
- a CDS encoding galactitol-1-phosphate 5-dehydrogenase codes for MKSLNLYDVEDLRYEDSEQPTIVNDNDVLIKVKATGICGSDTSRYKKLGPYITGMTFGHEFSGVVEEVGEAVTHLNPGDKVTGCPAMPCYECDYCLKGEYSRCKSLYVIGSYEPGSFAEFVKLPSQNVLKVPGDVDYATAAMVEPSAVVAHGFYKTAIQPGMTVAIMGCGSIGLLAIQWARIFGAAKIIAIDIDDHKLDIAKKLGAHQVINSLETDLETFIETHYRDQIDVAIESSGAKITIGQILTLPKKGGEVLLLGIPYADIEITRQHFEKILRNELSVHGSWNGLSSPFPGKEWHATLHYMQTKDINVTPIISHYLPLSEGPVTFDKLVNKKEKYDKVMFVVND; via the coding sequence GTGAAATCTTTAAATTTATATGATGTTGAAGATTTGAGATATGAAGATAGCGAGCAACCAACGATAGTCAATGATAATGACGTGCTAATTAAAGTGAAAGCTACTGGAATTTGTGGTTCTGATACATCACGTTATAAAAAACTGGGTCCCTATATCACTGGTATGACATTTGGTCATGAATTTTCAGGTGTAGTGGAAGAGGTCGGAGAAGCGGTGACACATCTGAATCCTGGAGATAAGGTTACAGGTTGTCCTGCAATGCCTTGTTATGAATGTGATTACTGTTTAAAAGGAGAGTATTCACGCTGTAAATCATTATATGTGATAGGTTCCTATGAGCCAGGATCGTTTGCTGAATTTGTTAAGTTACCAAGTCAAAATGTCTTGAAAGTACCGGGTGATGTTGATTATGCAACTGCAGCTATGGTTGAGCCATCTGCTGTTGTAGCACACGGTTTTTATAAAACAGCCATACAACCTGGCATGACGGTAGCTATTATGGGATGTGGTAGCATCGGGTTGCTAGCCATTCAATGGGCACGTATCTTTGGTGCTGCAAAGATTATTGCTATCGATATTGACGACCATAAACTAGATATTGCAAAAAAATTAGGTGCACATCAAGTTATCAATTCGCTTGAAACAGATTTAGAAACATTTATTGAAACACACTATCGTGATCAAATTGATGTCGCCATAGAATCATCTGGAGCCAAGATAACCATTGGACAAATTCTAACACTACCCAAAAAGGGTGGGGAGGTACTGTTATTAGGTATTCCATATGCAGATATAGAGATTACAAGACAGCATTTTGAGAAAATCTTACGTAATGAACTGAGTGTACATGGGTCATGGAATGGCTTATCAAGCCCATTTCCAGGAAAAGAATGGCATGCGACGTTACATTATATGCAAACAAAAGATATTAATGTAACACCGATTATTTCACATTATCTACCATTATCTGAAGGTCCAGTAACATTTGATAAATTAGTTAATAAGAAAGAAAAATATGACAAAGTGATGTTTGTCGTTAATGACTAA
- a CDS encoding phospho-sugar mutase produces MKQLWLEKINDSFVKSFFQQQSKEEQDEGFQTKLSFGTAGIRGKFGLGEGRLNKYTVAKVALGLAQYLKQQATSPSVVIHYDIRHLSPEFSQLIAQILASHDITVYLPNTYKTTPELSFAVRYMKASAGIMITASHNPKDYNGIKVYGADGAQIDTTIAESLSNYIDQIGDPLSIDITSVTTHNNDFIQTLDNSVTQHYIQQVIKLTDHIPQSNLKVVFTSLHGTSVPIVPTLLDDLSFTQYTLVQSQCIPDSNFSSVKSANPEDHQSFDQSIDIANDIGADLMISTDPDADRFGLVERDADGTLYYFNGNQIGALLLNYRIKQTAHLNNRLMIQSIVSSELAKSLARYHNVAIKEVLTGFKYIAEEIRALDKQTNFIFGYEESYGYLAEAFVRDKDAVQIVPLLIRYAAELKNNNRMLKDELNDIYAQVGMHEDKLFSHTFEGLAGKEKIATIMDNFRNATPNQINGLTITTIEDYLTGVRTESSNGKASKITLPRADVIKIYFKEGFIALRPSGTEPKIKLYISLSCSNFDQVANDINTQIFN; encoded by the coding sequence ATGAAACAACTTTGGTTAGAAAAAATAAATGACAGTTTTGTTAAATCGTTCTTTCAACAACAATCTAAAGAAGAGCAAGATGAAGGTTTCCAAACTAAACTTAGTTTTGGTACGGCAGGTATTCGAGGAAAATTTGGCTTAGGTGAAGGACGTCTAAATAAGTATACAGTTGCTAAGGTCGCTTTAGGTTTGGCTCAATATTTAAAACAACAAGCAACATCACCAAGTGTCGTTATTCATTATGATATAAGGCATTTATCTCCAGAGTTTAGCCAACTCATTGCTCAAATATTAGCGTCACATGACATCACTGTTTACTTACCTAATACATATAAAACAACACCCGAGCTTTCTTTTGCAGTGAGATATATGAAAGCTTCTGCTGGAATTATGATTACAGCTAGTCACAATCCCAAAGATTATAACGGCATTAAAGTTTATGGGGCCGATGGTGCGCAAATAGACACAACGATTGCAGAATCACTTAGTAACTACATTGATCAAATTGGTGATCCACTATCTATTGATATAACTTCAGTTACGACTCATAATAATGACTTTATTCAAACGCTAGATAATAGTGTAACTCAACATTATATTCAACAAGTAATCAAGTTAACAGATCATATACCACAATCTAATTTAAAAGTTGTTTTTACTAGTTTACATGGTACAAGCGTACCTATTGTACCTACATTACTAGATGATTTAAGTTTCACACAATACACTTTAGTTCAATCACAATGTATACCAGATTCAAATTTCAGTTCAGTTAAAAGTGCCAATCCAGAAGATCATCAATCATTTGATCAATCAATTGATATAGCCAATGATATCGGAGCAGATCTCATGATTAGTACCGATCCTGATGCTGATAGATTTGGACTAGTTGAACGAGATGCTGATGGTACGCTTTATTATTTTAATGGTAATCAAATTGGTGCCTTGTTATTAAACTATCGTATCAAACAAACAGCTCATTTAAATAACCGTTTAATGATTCAATCGATTGTTAGTAGCGAGTTGGCCAAATCATTAGCACGTTATCATAATGTTGCTATAAAAGAAGTATTGACTGGTTTCAAATATATTGCCGAAGAAATTAGAGCACTTGATAAGCAAACTAACTTTATATTCGGTTACGAGGAAAGCTATGGTTATTTAGCTGAAGCATTTGTTAGAGATAAGGATGCTGTGCAAATCGTTCCTTTATTAATTAGATACGCAGCTGAATTAAAAAATAACAATCGCATGTTAAAAGATGAACTTAATGATATTTATGCCCAAGTTGGAATGCATGAAGACAAACTATTTTCTCATACCTTTGAAGGATTAGCTGGCAAAGAAAAAATTGCAACTATCATGGATAATTTTAGAAATGCTACGCCTAATCAGATTAACGGTTTAACCATTACTACTATAGAAGATTATTTAACTGGCGTTAGAACTGAATCTTCAAACGGGAAAGCTTCAAAGATTACGTTACCACGAGCAGATGTCATTAAAATATATTTTAAAGAGGGATTTATCGCCTTACGACCGTCCGGAACCGAGCCTAAAATTAAGCTTTACATATCCTTATCATGTAGTAACTTTGATCAAGTTGCTAATGACATTAATACACAAATATTTAATTAA
- a CDS encoding zinc-binding dehydrogenase has translation MKALVKTKAGHGNLELLDKEVATPVDDKVKIKVHYAGICGTDIHTYEGHYKVNFPVTLGHEFSGEIVEVGDDVTDFKVGDRVTSETTFYVCNECEYCQMKDYNLCNHRKGIGTQVDGAFTNYVIAREESLHHIPDNVSYQSAAMTEPLACAYHGVSKITVNPGDIAVVMGPGPIGLLVAQVLKSKGAKVVVTGLDNDKVRLDKAQELNMDYIVNLQQTDLKTFVNDITDGYGADVVVECSGAVPAALQGLDILRKKGRYSQIGIFKEAEIPFDLEKIIQKELTVVGSRSQKPADWEPSLKLMADGLVDAEALVTKEFYIDDWDNAYQHLKSGEGIKALLKPLDN, from the coding sequence ATGAAAGCTTTAGTAAAGACAAAAGCAGGACATGGCAACTTAGAACTTCTTGATAAAGAAGTAGCAACACCAGTAGATGACAAAGTAAAAATTAAAGTACATTATGCAGGAATTTGTGGCACAGATATTCATACCTATGAAGGACACTATAAAGTGAATTTTCCTGTGACATTAGGGCATGAATTTTCAGGAGAAATTGTTGAGGTTGGTGACGATGTGACAGATTTCAAAGTTGGAGATCGTGTCACTTCAGAAACAACATTTTATGTATGTAATGAATGTGAGTATTGTCAGATGAAAGATTATAACTTATGTAACCACAGAAAAGGTATTGGTACGCAAGTAGATGGTGCATTTACCAATTATGTTATCGCACGTGAAGAAAGTTTACACCATATACCTGATAATGTGTCCTATCAATCAGCAGCAATGACGGAACCATTAGCATGTGCTTACCACGGTGTTTCTAAGATAACAGTGAATCCTGGAGATATTGCGGTAGTTATGGGGCCTGGACCTATTGGCTTGTTAGTAGCGCAAGTGTTGAAAAGTAAAGGTGCTAAAGTCGTTGTGACAGGTTTAGATAACGATAAAGTTCGTTTAGACAAAGCACAAGAACTGAATATGGATTATATTGTGAACTTACAACAAACAGATTTAAAAACATTCGTTAATGATATAACTGATGGTTACGGTGCAGATGTCGTTGTTGAATGTTCAGGTGCAGTACCCGCAGCATTACAAGGTTTAGATATTTTACGTAAAAAAGGACGCTATAGCCAAATTGGTATTTTTAAAGAGGCTGAAATTCCATTTGATTTAGAAAAAATCATTCAAAAAGAATTAACAGTAGTCGGCAGTAGAAGTCAAAAACCTGCTGATTGGGAACCGTCTTTAAAACTAATGGCAGACGGCTTAGTGGATGCAGAAGCATTAGTGACAAAAGAATTTTATATTGATGACTGGGATAATGCGTATCAACACTTGAAATCAGGTGAAGGTATTAAAGCGTTACTGAAGCCACTGGACAATTAA
- a CDS encoding PTS sugar transporter subunit IIA: MSQPLIQKENILLSLQASDKGDVLSQMSDLLNRNGYVKETFKQAVIDREHEFATALPTQRCSVAIPHTDVEHINERTIGVAILEDEVPFVEMGTLDQETNVKIVFMLAMDKVDDQLSLLQQLMQIFQSDDKLESILRATDTTELAALINQYLAHK, from the coding sequence ATGTCACAACCATTAATTCAAAAAGAAAATATTTTACTGAGCTTACAAGCATCAGACAAAGGGGATGTATTATCGCAGATGTCTGATTTGCTTAATCGTAACGGTTATGTCAAAGAAACGTTTAAGCAAGCAGTCATTGATAGAGAACATGAATTTGCAACAGCTTTACCAACGCAACGATGTTCTGTAGCCATTCCACATACAGATGTTGAACACATTAATGAAAGAACGATTGGTGTAGCCATTTTGGAAGATGAAGTGCCATTTGTGGAGATGGGCACACTTGATCAAGAAACAAATGTCAAAATTGTCTTTATGTTAGCGATGGATAAAGTGGATGATCAATTATCACTATTGCAACAATTGATGCAAATTTTCCAAAGTGACGACAAACTAGAGAGTATTCTTCGTGCAACAGACACGACAGAATTAGCAGCATTAATTAATCAGTATTTAGCACATAAGTAA